TGGATGATGGTGTTTTTGATGATCATCAGCGGGTTTACCCGTTGTCCTTCGTCATTATTGGGACGGAACAGCAGTTTGCCGGTGCTGTCATACGGAACGCCCAGCGGGTTTAAACGCAGGGCGTTGTCAAATACGGTATTGTCGGTAACATTCTGTGACGACATGCTGGCCAGTGTGGACACGCCCATCCGGATTCGGCTGTTGACCTGATGATCGAGGTTAATGCGCAGCGCTCCGCGGGTGAAGTCTGTTTTATCCACGATCCCTTTTTCTTTGAAGTAGTTAAAGGAAACCGCGAATTGTGTTTTTTCCTTGCCACCGGTCAATGACAGCTGGTGGTTTTGTTTGGCGCCGTTATGGTAGATAAGGTCCTGCCAGTCGGTAGACCTGCTCTGTGCCAGTGATCGCAGTGCGATATCATCAAAGAGTGTGGCGTCGGCGGGATAGTTGTTATTAGGGTCGGCTGTTCTGGCGGCTTCGCGGCGCAGTTGCGCGAACTGTTCGCCGTTCATCAGGTCCAGTTTTTTAGTGATAGCTGTAATGCCATAGTAAGCGTCGTAGGCAACGTTTGTCTTTCCTGCTTTTCCTCTTTTGGTGGTGATGATCAATACGCCGTTGGCAGCGCGGGAGCCATAGATAGCAGTAGAAGAGGCATCTTTCAGCACTTCTACGGAAGCGATATCGCTGGGGTTGATTTCATTGAAACCCCCTACCATCGGGATACCGTCCAATACGATCAGGGGGCTGTTATCATTTTTGATGGAGCGTTGCCCGCGCAGGAGGATGTTGGCGCCTGCACCTGGTTCATTGCCGCTGCTGAATACGTCCAGGCCGGCGACTTTTCCTTTTAAAGCCTGTGCGGCATTGGTGGTAGGCTGTTCCGCGATGTCGTTTCCTTTTACGGAAGAGATGGAGCCGGTGATGTCGCGTTTCTTTTGTGTGCCGTATCCCACTACCACTACTTCTTCCAGTCCCTTTACGTCTTCGTGCAGTACCGTTGCAGGCAGCTGACGGGCGGATACCGTTATTTCCCGGCGCATATAGCCGGACATGGAAAGGAGCAGGATATCGCCGGTGGCGGCGTCAATGGAGAAAAGGCCTTCACTGTTGGTGATATCGCCGCGGTTGGCGTTTTTTACCGCCACCGTTACGCCTGGCAGCGGCATGCCTTTTTCGTCTGTGACTTTGCCTTTCACTTTTTCTGCAGGTATGACAGGAGGGGCGGCGGCAGCGGTTTCTTTCTCCAGGATAATTATTTTGTTGTTTTGTATTTTGTAGGTCAGCCTGGTGTTGCGCAGCAGTTCATGGACGGTCCATGCCACCGTTTTTTTATTGGCATGTAGTGACACGGTTCGGTAGGGTGCTATCAGCTGTTCATTGTAGACAAACAGGTAGTTTGTTTTTTGTTGAATGATGGCCAATGCTTCTTTCAGCGATTGACCGGAAAACGTATAGTCGATGGTTTCCGTGCCGGCAGGTGACTGTGCGTGGGAAGCGGCTCCCGGCAGCAGTTGCGCGATTACGATGATAAGGATAAATAGCCTGCGTCCTGTTTTCCTGATTTGTTGAAGTAGGGACACGACGATACTGGTATAAATTTTCATACCTTTATACGGGTTTTAATAAATGATTTAATCGTTAATAAAATCCATTGGGAAGCATCAATAAGTGATTGGCGTTACGCATTGATCTTCTTTCAGACGGGCCGGTGGGGTAACCCTTGCCGGCTTTTTTACTGACCTTATGTGACAGGCATAGGCAATCTGTTTTAGTGTGTTTGTTTTCGAAAAATAATCTGTTGGCCTTCTGTAACGTAGCTAAGTTTGTTGGCCAGGCAAAGCATGTCCAGTACCGTCGACAGGGAATCGGCTGGTTCTATGCCGGCGGTGATGCGGTAGGCTCCGAGGCCGGTGTCGGCAAAGGAAATTTTCCTGTTGTATTTGGTTTCCAGCAGCAAGGCTATTACATCCAGTCTTTCGTTGTTAAAGAGCAGTTTGCCGGTTGTCCAGCTGTTGATGGCGGCTCCGTCCACGCGGGTTTTGCTGAATGCAGGGGAACCGGTGTTTACCGTGAGCTGTTCATCCGGCAGTACCACTACTTCCTTTCCTTTCGAGGCATTACTTTGTACCGCCACTTTCCCTTGTTGGACCGTTACCTGGAGAAAAGCCAGCTGCGGGTACATCCGCACATTGAATACCGTGCCCAGTACGCGGGTATTGACATCGCCTGATTTTACGATGAATGGGCGTGCCGGGTCCTGTTTCACATCGAGGCACATTTCTCCGGACAGCAGTTCTATCTTCCTGGCATCGCCGGTGAAACGGGCCGGGTAGCGTAATCCGCCGCCTGCGTTTAGCCATACCCGTGTGCCATCATCGAATGTTAGTTGCAAGGGTTTTGTTGTGGACGCAAATATCTCCTGCATGTTTTCCTTTGCAGGCCGGAGCAGCCATATCAGCGTGCCGGCGCCGATTATCAGTAGCAGCGAAGCGGCTATTTTCAGCAGGGTATAGCGTGGTATAGTCACCCGTTTGGCCGGCGTGGCTGTTTGTTGCTGTATCTGTTGCCATATAGTGCTTTCCAGTTGTTCAAAAGGGAGCCCGGTGGTATCTGCTTTGCTGTTGTCGCTTTCCTGCTGATACCATTGTTCAACCAACAGCTGTTCTTCCGGGGTGCAACTTCCCGCTACATATTTTTTCAGTAGCTTTTTGATGTCATGCATGGGCATATAAAAAGGGACATACCTTTCTTATATGACAGCTGAAAATAAAAAGGGGGGTAGATGACAGCAGATTATTTTAAAATTAACAGGATAGGTTCAGCAAAAAAAGGAGAAATGGGCCATTTTATGACGGAGGGTGCGGATAGCATTGCTGATTTGTTTCTTGACCGTTTCCTGCGACAGTTGCAGCTGATGGGCTATTTCCCTATGGGTGAGCGCTGTTTTCCGGCTTAGCTCAAATACTTCCCGCATTTTAGCGGGCAGGGCGCGTATTTCCCGTTCCATGCGGGCTGTTATTTCTTTCTCTGTGATGTATTGCAGGGAATTGTTATCGATATCGGAGAGGGATTGTTTCAGCGATGACAGGTGGTGCCGGTAGGTGCGTTTGGAGGCCAGCATATTCAGTACCCTGTTGCGCGTAGTTGCGTACAGGTAAGCGGCCAGTGAGCCGGAAAGGTTGATGTTGGCGGCTTTGGTCCATAAGGCGGTGAATACTTCCTGCACGATGTCCTGCGCATCTTCTTCGTGTATTAGTATATGGTAGGCCTGGAGGTAAAGCACGCCCCAGAATCTTTTATACAGTTCTTCAAACGCAAGGGTATTGCCCTGCCGGAATTGTTCCAACAGCGCTTCATCATTCAACTTATCGAGCGGGCTGGTATAAGTGGATTGCTGCATACAGGCCTTTTAAGGCAGACAGGTGTCTGATATATCGCTCAAAAGTAAGACGACCGGGAGATATTGTATATTAAATAATTGTAAGCACCCGCACTATGACAGAAAGCAGACAGGTTATCTGTCGTGTTTATTTCGGCATTAAATAAAATAATATAGCCATTGAGGTTGTTTTATTAAAAAAATAGTTTTATCTTGGATAACAAGGTTATTGTGATTGTAGTTACCCACTAATACTAAGA
This sequence is a window from Chitinophaga varians. Protein-coding genes within it:
- a CDS encoding RNA polymerase sigma factor; translation: MQQSTYTSPLDKLNDEALLEQFRQGNTLAFEELYKRFWGVLYLQAYHILIHEEDAQDIVQEVFTALWTKAANINLSGSLAAYLYATTRNRVLNMLASKRTYRHHLSSLKQSLSDIDNNSLQYITEKEITARMEREIRALPAKMREVFELSRKTALTHREIAHQLQLSQETVKKQISNAIRTLRHKMAHFSFFC
- a CDS encoding FecR family protein, producing the protein MHDIKKLLKKYVAGSCTPEEQLLVEQWYQQESDNSKADTTGLPFEQLESTIWQQIQQQTATPAKRVTIPRYTLLKIAASLLLIIGAGTLIWLLRPAKENMQEIFASTTKPLQLTFDDGTRVWLNAGGGLRYPARFTGDARKIELLSGEMCLDVKQDPARPFIVKSGDVNTRVLGTVFNVRMYPQLAFLQVTVQQGKVAVQSNASKGKEVVVLPDEQLTVNTGSPAFSKTRVDGAAINSWTTGKLLFNNERLDVIALLLETKYNRKISFADTGLGAYRITAGIEPADSLSTVLDMLCLANKLSYVTEGQQIIFRKQTH